One Curtobacterium sp. MCLR17_032 genomic window carries:
- a CDS encoding glycosyltransferase, with the protein MRLMLLTAGTRGDVEPFAALARHAASRGHDVRLALPDDAPAPDGVDTVPLGLDVRRVLAPAGRTPWRLVRHVRAEVRPAMRRMFAAAVRETIAFDPDVVVHHPLVLSAPMVADALGVPRVLAEFAPVATPSERFPAAGGPTATRDLGSYNRSTYTVPRTAARLFDADVARAAAELPSGRRPDGRSPSRATLMAVSPTLLPRPDDWPERVHQTGAWYEDATAAALDPAVADFLRAGPFVVASFGSMATGDASARGSAIVTAARVHGLRVLLVTGWGGLALPGACAGPDVLAVRSVPFDAVLPRAALAVHHGGAGTSHAVARAGVPAVVVPVTADQPFWAAQLHRQGVAAAPVPLRRLSVDALVPAMADARSRQERATEVGGLMRQEHGVQRAVDVLESL; encoded by the coding sequence ATGCGCCTGATGCTGCTCACCGCCGGCACCCGTGGCGACGTCGAACCCTTCGCCGCCCTGGCACGGCACGCCGCCTCGCGCGGTCACGACGTCCGGCTGGCGCTGCCCGACGACGCCCCCGCGCCCGACGGGGTCGACACGGTGCCCCTCGGTCTCGACGTGCGGCGTGTGCTCGCCCCGGCCGGCCGCACACCCTGGAGGCTCGTCCGTCACGTCCGCGCTGAGGTGCGGCCCGCGATGCGCCGGATGTTCGCCGCCGCGGTGCGGGAGACGATCGCCTTCGACCCCGACGTGGTCGTGCACCACCCGCTGGTCCTCAGCGCGCCGATGGTCGCGGACGCCCTCGGAGTGCCCCGCGTCCTGGCGGAGTTCGCGCCGGTGGCCACCCCCAGCGAGCGCTTCCCCGCGGCCGGTGGTCCCACGGCCACCCGCGACCTGGGCTCGTACAACCGGTCGACCTATACCGTGCCGCGCACCGCCGCACGCCTCTTCGACGCCGACGTCGCGCGCGCCGCCGCCGAACTGCCGAGCGGGCGTCGTCCCGACGGGCGCTCGCCGTCGCGCGCGACGCTGATGGCCGTGAGCCCCACGCTGCTGCCCCGACCCGACGACTGGCCGGAGCGGGTGCACCAGACCGGCGCCTGGTACGAGGACGCGACGGCGGCGGCCCTCGACCCCGCCGTCGCGGACTTCCTGCGCGCCGGCCCGTTCGTCGTGGCATCGTTCGGCTCGATGGCGACGGGGGACGCGTCGGCCCGGGGGAGCGCGATCGTCACGGCCGCCCGTGTCCACGGTCTGCGGGTGCTGCTGGTCACCGGGTGGGGCGGGCTCGCGCTGCCGGGAGCATGCGCCGGCCCCGACGTGCTGGCCGTGCGCTCGGTGCCGTTCGACGCGGTGCTGCCGCGAGCGGCGCTCGCCGTGCACCACGGTGGGGCCGGCACGTCGCACGCGGTCGCCCGGGCCGGAGTGCCCGCCGTCGTCGTGCCCGTCACCGCCGACCAGCCGTTCTGGGCGGCACAGCTGCACCGACAGGGTGTGGCCGCCGCCCCGGTCCCGCTGCGCCGTCTGTCGGTCGACGCCCTGGTGCCCGCGATGGCGGACGCCCGGTCACGGCAGGAGCGTGCCACCGAGGTGGGCGGGCTGATGCGGCAGGAGCACGGGGTGCAGCGGGCGGTCGACGTGCTCGAGTCGCTCTGA
- a CDS encoding HAD-IIA family hydrolase — MASRDEVECWLTDMDGVLVHENQALPGAPELIRQWQDQGTEFLVLTNNSIFTPRDLSARLRWSGLEVPEERIWTSALATADFCKSQMPGGSAFVIGEAGMTTALHEAGFIMTETAPDYVVVGETRNYSFEAITKAVRLIRDGSRFIVTNPDATGPSAEGVLPATGAIAAMIEKATGKQPYVVGKPNPMMFRSAMNRIGAHSENTGMIGDRMDTDVQAGIEAGLHTVLVMTGISDQAEIDRYPFRPSEVIAGVHELLHTEPYEVEI; from the coding sequence ATGGCATCCCGCGACGAGGTCGAGTGCTGGCTGACGGACATGGACGGCGTGCTCGTCCACGAGAACCAGGCGCTCCCCGGTGCCCCGGAGCTGATCCGGCAGTGGCAGGACCAGGGCACCGAGTTCCTCGTGCTGACGAACAACTCCATCTTCACGCCGCGTGACCTCAGTGCACGGCTGCGCTGGTCGGGTCTCGAGGTGCCCGAGGAGCGCATCTGGACGAGCGCCCTGGCGACGGCGGACTTCTGCAAGTCGCAGATGCCCGGCGGCTCGGCGTTCGTGATCGGCGAGGCCGGCATGACGACCGCCCTGCACGAGGCCGGCTTCATCATGACCGAGACCGCCCCGGACTACGTCGTCGTCGGCGAGACCCGCAACTACTCGTTCGAGGCGATCACCAAGGCGGTCCGTCTGATCCGCGACGGTTCACGGTTCATCGTCACGAACCCGGACGCGACCGGCCCGAGCGCCGAGGGCGTCCTGCCGGCGACGGGCGCGATCGCCGCGATGATCGAGAAGGCCACCGGCAAGCAGCCCTACGTGGTCGGCAAGCCGAACCCGATGATGTTCCGCTCGGCGATGAACCGGATCGGGGCGCACTCCGAGAACACCGGCATGATCGGCGACCGGATGGACACCGACGTGCAGGCCGGCATCGAGGCGGGGCTGCACACCGTCCTGGTCATGACCGGCATCAGCGACCAGGCCGAGATCGACCGGTACCCGTTCCGTCCGAGCGAGGTCATCGCCGGCGTGCACGAGCTCCTGCACACCGAGCCGTACGAGGTCGAGATCTAG
- a CDS encoding TetR/AcrR family transcriptional regulator C-terminal domain-containing protein, with protein sequence MTRDQIVDAATVIANEDGLDRLSFRALGQALGVAPMTVHRTIGGLDDLHAELVRRTVDEFTDTFVWPEDWRDVVRVFATTFRDLLVRHPLVLESHSSRAPLASTESDAVAATVVRALCSAGLSETEAMYAFFVVYDFVVGHTAVQVGRGDSEAGRPERHRLVSEILGQHSYEARFTMGLDVLLDGIAARAAR encoded by the coding sequence TTGACCCGCGACCAGATCGTCGACGCGGCCACGGTGATCGCGAACGAGGACGGCCTCGACCGCCTCAGCTTCCGCGCCCTCGGCCAGGCACTCGGCGTCGCCCCGATGACCGTGCACCGCACCATCGGCGGCCTCGACGACCTGCACGCCGAACTCGTCCGCCGCACCGTCGACGAGTTCACCGACACCTTCGTCTGGCCCGAGGACTGGCGTGACGTCGTCCGGGTCTTCGCCACCACCTTCCGCGACCTGCTCGTCCGGCACCCGCTGGTCCTCGAGTCGCACAGCAGCCGGGCACCGCTGGCCTCGACCGAGTCGGACGCCGTCGCCGCCACCGTCGTCCGGGCGCTGTGTTCCGCGGGCCTGTCGGAGACCGAGGCGATGTACGCCTTCTTCGTCGTCTACGACTTCGTCGTCGGGCACACCGCCGTGCAGGTCGGGCGTGGGGACTCCGAGGCCGGCCGGCCCGAGCGACACCGGCTGGTCAGTGAGATCCTCGGCCAGCACTCGTACGAGGCACGCTTCACGATGGGGCTCGACGTGCTCCTCGACGGGATCGCGGCGCGCGCGGCACGCTGA
- a CDS encoding TrmH family RNA methyltransferase, translating to MPEPTPALPPTHEATTHGVGPHPRPWPEGPQYDPELLEHGDTRNVVDRFRYWSMAAIVADLDTRRHGFDVAIENWQHDLNIGSIVRTANAFLAGTVHIIGRRRWNRRGAMVTDRYQHVRHHEDVAAFLQVMRAEGRPVIAIDNTPGASRIETAEVPERCVFLFGQEGPGLTDEAVSGADGHLEITQFGSTRSINASAAAAIVMHSWVVRHAELPA from the coding sequence CTGCCGGAGCCGACGCCGGCGCTCCCACCCACCCATGAGGCGACGACGCACGGCGTCGGACCACACCCGCGGCCGTGGCCCGAGGGCCCGCAGTACGACCCGGAACTGCTCGAGCACGGCGACACCCGCAACGTCGTCGACCGCTTCCGGTACTGGAGCATGGCGGCGATCGTCGCCGACCTGGACACCCGCCGACACGGCTTCGACGTCGCCATCGAGAACTGGCAGCACGACCTGAACATCGGGTCCATCGTCCGCACCGCGAACGCGTTCCTCGCCGGGACCGTGCACATCATCGGCCGACGCCGCTGGAACCGTCGCGGGGCGATGGTCACCGACCGGTACCAGCACGTGCGGCACCACGAGGACGTCGCCGCGTTCCTCCAGGTCATGCGTGCCGAGGGGCGGCCGGTCATCGCGATCGACAACACGCCCGGGGCCTCGCGGATCGAGACGGCGGAGGTGCCGGAGCGCTGCGTGTTCCTGTTCGGGCAGGAGGGGCCGGGGCTGACGGACGAGGCGGTCTCGGGCGCGGACGGGCACCTGGAGATCACGCAGTTCGGGTCGACGCGGAGCATCAACGCCTCGGCGGCTGCGGCGATCGTGATGCACAGCTGGGTCGTCCGGCACGCGGAGCTCCCCGCCTGA
- a CDS encoding LacI family DNA-binding transcriptional regulator, whose protein sequence is MGNTKPATIYDVAARAGVSKSLVSLVLQRSPRVSEQRRAAVLAAIQELDYRPSTAAVSLAGTRSRTIGVVLDDFRNQWFVDLLTGLRESLQDQGHRLVVADRFLNTGLDVSPVEGFLSMRVEGLVIAGEPDPDLVVPTSTPVVVAGGRAALPRADTVANDDLAGGRMAAEHLIELGHVRLGFVGGQSAASDARLEGWRAGIDAAGGAGTGGSSVTGVAVVLPADVTEETGVTGTHRLLDEHPDVTAVFAANDVTALGAMSAIAERGLRVPEDISVIGYDDTPIAASRYVGLTSIDDRSIDIGRGAGARLLERIADPALPTTEVLVEPRLVARRTTAQR, encoded by the coding sequence ATGGGGAACACCAAGCCCGCGACGATCTACGACGTCGCCGCTCGCGCGGGGGTGTCGAAGTCACTCGTGTCCCTTGTGCTGCAGCGATCTCCCCGGGTCAGCGAGCAGCGTCGGGCAGCAGTCCTCGCGGCGATCCAGGAGCTCGACTACCGCCCCTCGACCGCGGCGGTGTCCCTCGCCGGCACCCGCTCCCGGACCATCGGCGTCGTGCTCGACGACTTCCGGAACCAGTGGTTCGTCGACCTGCTCACCGGTCTGCGCGAATCACTGCAGGACCAGGGGCACCGACTCGTCGTCGCGGACCGCTTCCTCAACACCGGGCTCGACGTCTCCCCCGTCGAGGGCTTCCTGTCCATGCGTGTCGAGGGTCTGGTGATCGCGGGCGAACCCGATCCGGACCTCGTCGTCCCCACCAGCACCCCGGTCGTCGTCGCCGGCGGCCGGGCAGCGCTGCCCCGCGCCGACACCGTGGCGAACGACGACCTGGCCGGTGGCCGGATGGCGGCCGAGCACCTCATCGAGCTCGGGCACGTGCGGCTCGGGTTCGTCGGCGGACAGTCGGCAGCCAGTGACGCCCGGCTCGAGGGCTGGCGCGCCGGCATCGACGCCGCCGGTGGAGCAGGCACGGGCGGCTCGTCGGTCACCGGGGTCGCGGTCGTCCTGCCCGCCGACGTCACCGAGGAGACCGGCGTCACCGGCACCCACCGCCTGCTCGACGAGCACCCCGACGTGACGGCGGTGTTCGCCGCGAACGACGTGACCGCGCTCGGTGCGATGTCCGCGATCGCCGAGCGAGGACTCCGCGTCCCCGAGGACATCTCGGTGATCGGGTACGACGACACCCCGATCGCGGCCTCTCGGTACGTCGGTCTCACGAGCATCGACGACCGGAGCATCGACATCGGCCGCGGTGCGGGCGCCCGGTTGCTCGAGCGGATCGCGGACCCGGCGCTGCCCACGACAGAGGTGCTCGTCGAGCCGAGGCTCGTCGCCCGCCGGACGACCGCGCAGCGCTAG
- a CDS encoding YhgE/Pip domain-containing protein: MTIPSLVRAELARLTATPLARLAFIALMCVPLLYGGAYLWANRDPYAKLDQIPAAIVDQDGGATLDGEHVDYGKDVAKQAIDGGAFDWKRTTAADARSGVRNGTYDFVVTIPHDFSESLASAQSDDPKRAELVMTTADTNSYLASTIAEQAGKTMRTAVAERVGKEAASTLLVGLADVRDSLGDAVDGAGKLASGATTAANGADSLEAGTAKLSSGASTLASSTAALPSQTATLNSGAQQVATGAGSLATGLRSAQQQTAALPEQTQQLAQGAAKVAAGNAELARQVDTANKTVQAIQPLDTKTVIADITANLPEGVTLTPEQQQALTATVDSAVQRANSSGADAKQQLGATTAKIDQLSSGAQQVSDGATTLANAAPQLSSGIATAASGASTLSDGAAQVAGGTQKLAAAAPQLSSGASQLATGAASADQGATSLAKGLHSLESGSSELASQLDKGRTKIPASDASQRAQQAKVISDPVKVGDDNVAAASNYGAGLAPFFISLAAWIGMYALFLILKPISKRAITAVRRPLRVVFGGWLTPALLGVVQMAALFLIVRYALDLDVVHAGGTVGIMILASATFAAIIMTLNVLLGSVGQFLGLVLMLIQLVTAGGTFPWQTLPGPLAALHFALPMTYSVDAIRQTMYGGSLATAWSDAGVLLCWLLGALLVSYLVTARQTRTRTLRDLRPSLIG; this comes from the coding sequence GTGACCATCCCCTCGCTCGTCCGCGCCGAACTCGCGCGCCTGACCGCCACCCCCCTCGCCCGTCTCGCGTTCATCGCGCTGATGTGCGTGCCGCTGCTCTACGGGGGCGCGTACCTCTGGGCCAACCGCGACCCGTACGCCAAGCTCGACCAGATCCCGGCGGCCATCGTCGACCAGGACGGCGGCGCCACCCTCGACGGCGAACACGTCGACTACGGCAAGGACGTCGCGAAGCAGGCCATCGACGGCGGCGCCTTCGACTGGAAGCGCACCACCGCCGCCGACGCCCGCTCCGGTGTCCGCAACGGCACCTACGACTTCGTCGTGACGATCCCGCACGACTTCTCGGAGTCTCTGGCCTCGGCGCAGTCCGACGACCCGAAGCGTGCCGAACTCGTGATGACCACGGCGGACACGAACTCGTACCTCGCCTCGACCATCGCGGAGCAGGCCGGCAAGACCATGCGGACCGCCGTCGCCGAACGCGTCGGCAAGGAAGCCGCGAGCACGCTGCTCGTCGGACTCGCCGACGTCCGCGACAGCCTGGGCGACGCCGTCGACGGGGCGGGCAAGCTCGCCTCCGGAGCGACGACCGCCGCGAACGGGGCAGACTCGCTCGAGGCCGGCACCGCGAAGCTCTCCTCGGGTGCCTCCACCCTGGCGTCGAGCACGGCCGCGCTGCCGTCGCAGACCGCGACGCTGAACTCCGGCGCGCAGCAGGTGGCGACCGGTGCGGGGTCGCTGGCCACGGGCCTCCGGTCGGCGCAGCAGCAGACGGCCGCGCTGCCGGAGCAGACGCAGCAGCTCGCGCAGGGGGCGGCGAAGGTCGCCGCCGGCAACGCCGAACTCGCACGGCAGGTGGACACGGCCAACAAGACGGTGCAGGCGATCCAGCCGCTCGACACGAAGACCGTGATCGCCGACATCACGGCGAACCTGCCGGAGGGCGTCACCCTGACGCCCGAGCAGCAGCAGGCACTCACCGCCACGGTCGACTCGGCCGTGCAGCGGGCGAACAGCTCCGGTGCGGACGCGAAGCAGCAGCTCGGTGCCACCACGGCGAAGATCGACCAGCTGAGCAGCGGCGCGCAGCAGGTGTCGGACGGCGCCACGACGCTCGCCAACGCGGCACCGCAGCTGTCCTCCGGCATCGCGACTGCGGCCTCCGGGGCGTCGACGCTGTCCGACGGCGCCGCGCAGGTCGCCGGCGGGACGCAGAAGCTCGCCGCCGCAGCGCCGCAGCTGTCCTCCGGAGCGTCGCAGCTCGCGACCGGTGCGGCCTCGGCCGACCAGGGCGCGACGTCCCTGGCCAAGGGACTGCACTCGCTCGAGTCCGGCTCCTCGGAACTGGCGTCCCAGCTCGACAAGGGGCGGACGAAGATCCCGGCCTCGGACGCGTCGCAGCGCGCCCAGCAGGCGAAGGTGATCTCGGACCCGGTGAAGGTCGGGGACGACAACGTCGCCGCGGCGTCGAACTACGGCGCCGGCCTGGCACCGTTCTTCATCTCGCTCGCCGCCTGGATCGGCATGTACGCGCTGTTCCTCATCCTCAAGCCGATCTCGAAGCGGGCGATCACCGCGGTCCGACGCCCGTTGCGCGTCGTGTTCGGCGGCTGGCTGACCCCGGCGCTCCTCGGCGTCGTGCAGATGGCGGCACTGTTCCTCATCGTCCGGTACGCCCTGGACCTCGACGTGGTGCACGCCGGCGGGACGGTCGGCATCATGATCCTGGCGTCGGCGACCTTCGCGGCGATCATCATGACGCTGAACGTGCTGCTCGGCTCGGTCGGACAGTTCCTCGGCCTGGTGCTCATGCTCATCCAGCTCGTCACCGCGGGCGGCACCTTCCCGTGGCAGACACTGCCGGGGCCGCTCGCCGCGCTGCACTTCGCCCTGCCGATGACGTACTCCGTCGATGCGATCCGGCAGACGATGTACGGCGGTTCGCTCGCCACGGCCTGGAGCGACGCGGGCGTCCTGCTCTGCTGGCTGCTCGGGGCGCTGCTCGTGTCGTACCTGGTGACGGCGCGGCAGACCCGGACGCGGACACTGCGCGACCTGCGGCCGAGCCTGATCGGCTGA
- a CDS encoding TetR/AcrR family transcriptional regulator: MTTTDRPARAPRRDATENRAALVAAARTLLQADPDASLESIAAHAGLSRRAIYGHFPSRDDLMREVVAGGAERILAAMPSRAALAGLAPASRLAAIAVTLWTEVSHVRSMAVIAVRGPLVETVATVFAPLREQVRDACALGIADGTLRDDVDAATLGRLVEGACLAVLDEATRSATPNDAGRRMVVLSALGMAGVDWRTALLALPATLPEDPA, from the coding sequence ATGACCACCACCGATCGGCCCGCACGCGCGCCACGACGGGACGCCACCGAGAACCGTGCCGCCCTCGTCGCGGCTGCCCGGACCCTCCTGCAGGCCGACCCGGACGCGTCGCTCGAATCGATCGCCGCACACGCCGGACTGTCCCGACGTGCGATTTACGGACACTTCCCCTCCCGTGACGACCTCATGCGCGAGGTCGTGGCCGGCGGAGCCGAACGCATCCTGGCCGCGATGCCCAGCCGAGCCGCCCTCGCCGGGCTGGCCCCGGCCTCCCGGCTGGCCGCGATCGCCGTGACCCTCTGGACCGAGGTGTCGCACGTCCGCTCGATGGCGGTCATCGCCGTCCGTGGCCCGCTCGTCGAGACCGTCGCCACGGTGTTCGCCCCGCTGCGCGAACAGGTCCGCGACGCCTGCGCCCTCGGCATCGCCGACGGCACCCTGCGCGACGACGTGGACGCCGCGACGCTCGGCCGCCTGGTCGAGGGTGCCTGCCTGGCCGTCCTCGACGAAGCCACACGCTCCGCCACCCCGAACGACGCCGGCCGCCGGATGGTCGTCCTGTCCGCCCTCGGCATGGCGGGCGTCGACTGGCGCACCGCCCTGCTCGCTCTCCCCGCCACCCTCCCGGAGGACCCCGCATGA